In Hemicordylus capensis ecotype Gifberg chromosome 3, rHemCap1.1.pri, whole genome shotgun sequence, one DNA window encodes the following:
- the POLR2D gene encoding DNA-directed RNA polymerase II subunit RPB4, which produces MAAGGADARAADVEEDASQLVFPKEFESAETLLNSEVHMLLEHRKQQNESAEDEQELSEVFMKTLNYTARFSRFKNRETIASVRSLLLQKKLHKFELACLANLCPETAEEAKALIPSLEGRFEDEELQQILDDIQTKRSFQY; this is translated from the exons ATGGCGGCCGGAGGAGCAGACGCGCGGGCTGCGGATGTGGAGGAGGATGCCTCGCAGCTCGTCTTTCCCAAGG AATTTGAAAGTGCAGAAACCCTTCTGAATTCAGAAGTTCACATGCTTCTTGAACATCGGAAGCAGCAGAATGAGAGTGCAGAAGATGAACAGGAGCTCTCAGAAGTCTTCATGAAAACACTGAACTATACAGCTCGTTTCAGCCGCTTCAAAAACCGGGAGACTATTGCCAGTGTCCGCAG tTTGTTGCTCCAAAAGAAGCTCCATAAATTTGAACTGGCATGTTTGGCTAATTTATGTCCTGAGACAGCTGAGGAAGCCAAAGCTTTAATTCCCAG TTTAGAGGGCCGGTTTGAAGATGAAGAGCTCCAGCAGATCCTTGATGACATACAGACCAAACGAAGCTTTCAGTATTAG